A stretch of Saccharomyces cerevisiae S288C chromosome IV, complete sequence DNA encodes these proteins:
- the CDC36 gene encoding CCR4-NOT core subunit CDC36 (Component of the CCR4-NOT core complex, involved in mRNA decapping; this complex has multiple roles in regulating mRNA levels including regulation of transcription and destabilizing mRNAs through deadenylation; basal transcription factor) yields the protein MEKFGLKALVPLLKLEDKELSSTYDHSMTLGADLSSMLYSLGIPRDSQDHRVLDTFQSPWAETSRSEVEPRFFTPESFTNIPGVLQSTVTPPCFNSIQNDQQRVALFQDETLFFLFYKHPGTVIQELTYLELRKRNWRYHKTLKAWLTKDPMMEPIVSADGLSERGSYVFFDPQRWEKCQRDFLLFYNAIM from the coding sequence atggaaaaatttggttTAAAAGCGCTAGTACCGCTCCTTAAGCTAGAGGACAAAGAACTTTCAAGTACATATGACCATTCCATGACCTTAGGAGCGGACTTATCGTCGATGCTATATTCGTTGGGTATTCCAAGAGATTCACAAGATCACAGAGTCCTCGATACTTTTCAATCACCGTGGGCAGAAACATCCAGAAGCGAAGTGGAGCCCCGATTTTTCACACCAGAATCATTCACCAATATTCCGGGCGTATTACAATCCACTGTAACTCCACCATGCTTCAATTCCATCCAAAATGACCAACAGCGTGTTGCCCTTTTTCAAGATGAAACTCtatttttcctcttctatAAACACCCTGGTACAGTCATCCAGGAACTAACGTATTTGGAACTCAGGAAAAGGAACTGGAGATACCACAAGACGTTGAAGGCCTGGCTCACCAAAGATCCTATGATGGAACCTATTGTATCCGCTGATGGTTTAAGTGAAAGGGGATCATATGTGTTTTTTGACCCACAAAGGTGGGAAAAGTGCCAAAGAGATTTCTTATTGTTTTATAATGCTATTATGTAA
- the UGX2 gene encoding Ugx2p (hypothetical protein; transcript accumulates in response to any combination of stress conditions): protein MEDKEKLIVYSNTSSVFTYSAEIRPNFKISVSQSQGFAWNQDLFATQYQQSYKVVYDAHEDNFDELILKIKGKLKTKSNKRAKMKSKTKLTRTAKQRRESPVCERDESDEDNDSDHYQRIQVLDGHEFPRANRYKSVWAHDVHSNEDSTSDGESNHDIDMIGGTGTSYAGAAIMDRPRRKSERSISFVEDSKTGDYRYQTGQVDVVEVDSDTPENNHLKWLIK from the coding sequence ATGGAGGATAAGGAGAAACTTATTGTATACTCAAATACCAGTTCGGTATTTACATATAGTGCAGAAATAAGGccaaattttaaaatatctGTATCTCAAAGTCAAGGTTTTGCCTGGAACCAGGACTTATTCGCCACACAATACCAACAATCATATAAGGTGGTATATGATGCACACGAGGACAACTTTGATGAgttaattttgaagatcaAGGGCAAATTAAAGACAAAATCTAATAAAAGAGCTAAAATGAAGTCTAAGACTAAATTAACAAGGACTGCAAAGCAGAGAAGGGAAAGCCCCGTTTGTGAAAGGGACGAGAGTGACGAGGATAATGATAGTGATCACTACCAAAGAATACAAGTGCTAGATGGCCATGAATTTCCGAGAGCAAATCGGTATAAATCTGTATGGGCTCATGACGTCCACTCGAATGAAGATAGTACAAGCGACGGGGAAAGCAATCATGATATAGATATGATTGGCGGCACTGGCACGTCGTATGCAGGAGCAGCCATAATGGATAGGCCACGCAGGAAATCTGAGAGAAGCATAAGCTTTGTGGAGGACTCCAAGACAGGCGATTACAGGTATCAAACCGGGCAGGTGGATGTTGTAGAGGTGGACTCGGACACCCCTGAAAATAATCACCTAAAATGGTTAATTAAATAA
- the CDC9 gene encoding DNA ligase (ATP) CDC9 (DNA ligase I found in nucleus and mitochondria; essential enzyme that joins Okazaki fragments during DNA replication; also acts in ribonucleotide excision repair, base excision repair, and recombination; DNA ligase I mutants trigger ubiquitination of PCNA at K107, facilitating Rad59p-mediated bypass of unligated Okazaki fragments; human homolog LIG1 can complement yeast cdc9 temperature-sensitive mutant at restrictive temperature): MRRLLTGCLLSSARPLKSRLPLLMSSSLPSSAGKKPKQATLARFFTSMKNKPTEGTPSPKKSSKHMLEDRMDNVSGEEEYATKKLKQTAVTHTVAAPSSMGSNFSSIPSSAPSSGVADSPQQSQRLVGEVEDALSSNNNDHYSSNIPYSEVCEVFNKIEAISSRLEIIRICSDFFIKIMKQSSKNLIPTTYLFINRLGPDYEAGLELGLGENLLMKTISETCGKSMSQIKLKYKDIGDLGEIAMGARNVQPTMFKPKPLTVGEVFKNLRAIAKTQGKDSQLKKMKLIKRMLTACKGIEAKFLIRSLESKLRIGLAEKTVLISLSKALLLHDENREDSPDKDVPMDVLESAQQKIRDAFCQVPNYEIVINSCLEHGIMNLDKYCTLRPGIPLKPMLAKPTKAINEVLDRFQGETFTSEYKYDGERAQVHLLNDGTMRIYSRNGENMTERYPEINITDFIQDLDTTKNLILDCEAVAWDKDQGKILPFQVLSTRKRKDVELNDVKVKVCLFAFDILCYNDERLINKSLKERREYLTKVTKVVPGEFQYATQITTNNLDELQKFLDESVNHSCEGLMVKMLEGPESHYEPSKRSRNWLKLKKDYLEGVGDSLDLCVLGAYYGRGKRTGTYGGFLLGCYNQDTGEFETCCKIGTGFSDEMLQLLHDRLTPTIIDGPKATFVFDSSAEPDVWFEPTTLFEVLTADLSLSPIYKAGSATFDKGVSLRFPRFLRIREDKGVEDATSSDQIVELYENQSHMQN; this comes from the coding sequence ATGCGCAGATTACTGACCGGTTGCCTTCTTTCATCTGCACGTCCCTTGAAATCAAGATTGCCATTATTGATGTCATCCTCATTACCTTCCTCTGCCGGTAAGAAGCCTAAACAAGCCACTTTGGCTAGATTCTTCACTTCCATGAAAAATAAGCCAACAGAAGGTACTCCTTCTCCCAAAAAATCATCCAAACATATGCTGGAAGATAGAATGGATAATGTTAGTGGGGAAGAGGAATACGCGAccaagaaattgaaacagACGGCTGTTACACATACTGTAGCAGCTCCAAGCTCCATGGGTagcaatttttcttctatacCATCATCCGCTCCCTCTTCCGGTGTTGCTGATTCACCGCAACAATCTCAGAGGTTGGTAGGTGAAGTTGAAGACGCCTTGAGctcaaataataatgatcACTATTCGTCTAATATCCCCTATTCTGAAGTTTGTGAGGTTTTTAACAAGATTGAGGCCATATCTTCCCGTTTAGAGATTATAAGAATCTGTTCtgatttctttattaaGATAATGAAGCAATCGTCTAAGAACTTAATACCTACAACATACCTTTTCATCAATAGATTGGGCCCTGACTACGAAGCAGGCTTGGAATTAGGCCTTGGAGAAAATCTTCTTATGAAAACCATAAGCGAAACTTGCGGGAAATCCATGAGCCAAATTAAACTTAAATACAAGGATATTGGGGATTTGGGTGAAATAGCAATGGGTGCGAGAAATGTCCAACCCACTATGTTTAAGCCCAAACCCTTGACCGTGGGTGAGgtcttcaaaaatcttaGAGCTATTGCTAAGACTCAGGGCAAAGATTCacaattaaaaaagatgaagcTGATCAAGAGAATGCTTACTGCTTGCAAAGGTATAGAGGCTAAGTTTTTGATTAGATCCCTAGAGTCAAAATTGAGAATCGGTCTTGCTGAAAAGACTGTCTTAATATCCCTATCGAAGGCTCTTTTGCTCCATGATGAAAATAGGGAGGACTCTCCAGACAAAGATGTCCCCATGGATGTGTTAGAAAGTGCTCAACAAAAGATAAGAGACGCATTTTGTCAAGTACCCAACTATGAAATTGTTATAAACTCATGCCTGGAACACGGTATTATGAATTTAGATAAATATTGTACTCTAAGACCAGGAATTCCATTGAAACCCATGTTAGCCAAGCCTACCAAGGCAATTAATGAAGTATTGGATAGATTTCAAGGCGAAACTTTTACGTCAGAATACAAATACGATGGTGAAAGGGCTCAGGTGCATTTACTAAATGATGGTACAATGAGGATTTATTCCAGAAATGGCGAGAATATGACTGAGAGATATCCAGAAATTAACATAACGGATTTTATCCAGGATTTGGATACtaccaaaaatttaattCTAGACTGTGAGGCTGTTGCTTGGGACAAAGATCAGGGGAAAATTTTGCCTTTCCAGGTCTTAAGTACAAGGAAACGTAAAGACGTGGAGCTGAATGATGTTAAAGTTAAAGTCTGTCTCTTTGCATTTGATATACTTTGCTACAACGATGAAAGGCTGATTAATAAGTCACTAAAGGAAAGAAGAGAATACTTGACGAAGGTTACAAAAGTTGTCCCGGGAGAATTCCAATACGCGACTCAGATAACAACAAATAACCTTGAtgaacttcaaaaattccttGATGAGTCCGTTAATCACTCATGCGAAGGTTTGATGGTCAAAATGTTGGAGGGCCCTGAATCCCATTATGAACCAAGTAAAAGGTCAAGAAACTGgttgaaattaaaaaaagattacTTGGAGGGGGTTGGAGATTCATTGGATCTCTGCGTGTTGGGGGCATATTATGGTAGAGGAAAAAGAACTGGTACGTACGGTGGGTTCCTTCTAGGATGTTACAACCAAGACACAGGAGAATTTGAAACTTGTTGCAAGATAGGGACAGGATTTTCGGACGAAATGTTGCAGCTTTTGCACGACAGGTTGACCCCGACGATCATTGATGGACCAAAAGCCACGTTTGTTTTCGATTCGAGTGCTGAGCCAGATGTATGGTTCGAACCTACGACTTTGTTTGAAGTTTTGACTGCAGACCTTTCCCTATCGCCTATTTATAAAGCAGGTAGTGCAACTTTTGATAAAGGCGTATCCTTAAGATTTCCAAGATTTTTGCGTATAAGAGAAGACAAGGGCGTAGAAGATGCAACCTCTTCTGACCAGATCGTCGAATTGTATGAAAACCAATCCCACATGCAAAATTAG
- the NRP1 gene encoding Nrp1p (Putative RNA binding hypothetical protein; localizes to stress granules induced by glucose deprivation; predicted to be involved in ribosome biogenesis), with protein sequence MHYVVLELQVAHLPDTPKDQCRIANIAFQIVNAETLVCHYGTNSLPSIEVNGTTKSLESAMVQLDKDIHDVIGNDDFVLVSLYSTWHIRVTLPRQARDDGFILTSYLQHPKVFDLWKEFDRWCVNHPEILGQKKAISNNNCNTKSISINAAKNTKDLDEIVRILEVSIPTEEAGSVPEIYSLLKRTTDILIQLHKKCTSPEDMESVLTKPYDSHTDIRAFLQEKSKILYMNNLPPDTTQSELESWFTQYGVRPVGFWTVKNIVEDTSNVNNNWSLNNSPYVEDQDSISGFVVFQTHEEATEVLALNGRSILSNLANTKQPRVVEHVLELQPSSTGVLDKAQEILSPFPQSKNKPRPGDWNCPSCGFSNFQRRTACFRCSFPAPSNSQIHTANSNNNVNSSRNNLNNRVNSGSSSNISNTAANHPYGAPEFNMIANNTPAALTYNRAHFPAITPLSRQNSLNMAPSNSGSPIIIADHFSGNNNIAPNYRYNNNINNNNNNINNMTNNRYNINNNINGNGNGNGNNSNNNNNHNNNHNNNHHNGSINSNSNTNNNNNNNNGNNSNNCNSNIGMGGCGSNMPFRAGDWKCSTCTYHNFAKNVVCLRCGGPKSISGDASETNHYIDSSTFGPASRTPSNNNISVNTNGGSNAGRTDGNDNKGRDISLMEFMSPPLSMATKSMKEGDGNGSSFNEFKSDKANVNFSNVGDNSAFGNGFNSSIRW encoded by the coding sequence ATGCACTATGTGGTACTAGAGCTGCAAGTTGCGCATTTGCCAGATACCCCCAAGGATCAATGTCGCATTGCGAATATAGCATTTCAAATTGTGAATGCTGAAACATTAGTATGCCATTATGGGACCAATTCTTTACCGAGCATTGAAGTAAACGGGACGACAAAGAGTTTGGAGAGTGCAATGGTGCAATTGGACAAGGATATTCATGACGTTATTGGTAACGACGACTTTGTTCTTGTTTCCCTGTATTCAACATGGCATATCCGTGTTACCTTACCACGTCAAGCGAGAGATGATGGGTTTATTCTTACTTCTTATTTACAACATCCGAAAGTATTTGACTTATGGAAGGAATTCGATAGATGGTGTGTCAACCATCCGGAGATTTTGGgacaaaagaaagcaatCTCCAACAACAATTGTAATACTAAAAGTATTAGTATTAATGCAGCCAAAAATACGAAGGATTTGGACGAAATAGTTAGAATATTGGAAGTTTCAATCCCAACTGAAGAGGCAGGCTCTGTTCCAGAGATATACTCTCTTTTAAAAAGGACAACGGATATATTAATACAATTGCACAAAAAGTGTACTTCCCCTGAAGATATGGAATCTGTCTTAACAAAACCATATGACTCACACACCGATATTAGAGCGTTTTTGCAAGAGAAATCTAAGATTTTGTACATGAACAATTTACCGCCCGACACAACTCAAAGTGAGTTGGAATCATGGTTTACCCAATATGGTGTTAGACCAGTTGGGTTTTGGACTGTCAAAAACATCGTAGAAGATACGTCTAACGTTAATAATAACTGGAGTCTAAATAACAGTCCCTATGTGGAAGATCAAGATAGTATCTCAGGATTTGTTGTCTTCCAAACACATGAAGAAGCAACTGAAGTACTAGCGTTGAATGGGAGATCAATCCTATCTAATCTGGCAAACACTAAGCAACCAAGGGTGGTGGAACATGTCCTTGAGCTTCAACCTTCTTCCACCGGAGTACTCGATAAGGctcaagaaattttatcGCCTTTCCCTCAAAGTAAAAACAAACCAAGACCAGGTGACTGGAATTGCCCATCTTGtggtttttcaaactttcaAAGACGTACTGCATGTTTTAGATGTTCTTTTCCGGCACCATCAAATAGTCAAATACATACTGCGAACTCAAACAATAATGTTAACAGTAGTAGAAATAATTTAAACAATCGCGTGAACTCGGGATCTTCAAGCAATATTAGTAACACTGCAGCGAATCACCCCTATGGTGCCCCTGAGTTCAACATGATTGCTAACAACACGCCAGCAGCTTTAACATACAATAGAGCTCATTTTCCTGCAATTACGCCATTGTCGCGACAAAATTCATTGAACATGGCACCATCGAACAGTGGGTCGCCGATAATTATAGCGGATCATTTTTCGggaaataataatatagCCCCAAATTATCgttataataataatattaacaataacaacaataatattaacAATATGACCAATAATAGATATAACATTAATAACAACATCAACGGTAATGGGAATGGTAATGGGAACAACagtaataacaataacaatcaTAATAACAATCATAATAACAATCATCATAATGGTAGTATCAATAGTAATAGTAAtaccaataataataataataataacaatggtAACAATAGTAATAATTGTAATTCCAATATCGGTATGGGAGGATGTGGCTCCAACATGCCATTTAGAGCAGGAGATTGGAAGTGTTCCACGTGCACGTATCATAACTTTGCTAAAAACGTAGTGTGCTTACGCTGTGGTGGTCCAAAATCAATAAGCGGCGATGCAAGTGAAACCAATCATTACATAGATTCATCAACATTTGGACCAGCGTCGCGTACTCCCagtaataacaatatttCTGTTAATACTAATGGTGGTAGCAATGCTGGTCGCACCGATGGGAACGATAACAAAGGTCGTGATATTAGTTTGATGGAATTTATGTCACCACCGTTATCGATGGCAACAAAGTCAATGAAGGAGGGAGATGGGAATGGTAGCTCGTTTAACGAGTTCAAAAGTGACAAAGCTAACGTTAATTTTTCCAATGTTGGTGATAATAGCGCTTTCGGTAATGGTTTTAATAGTTCAATACGTTGGTAG
- the SFA1 gene encoding bifunctional alcohol dehydrogenase/S-(hydroxymethyl)glutathione dehydrogenase (Bifunctional alcohol dehydrogenase and formaldehyde dehydrogenase; formaldehyde dehydrogenase activity is glutathione-dependent; functions in formaldehyde detoxification and formation of long chain and complex alcohols, regulated by Hog1p-Sko1p; protein abundance increases in response to DNA replication stress), with amino-acid sequence MSAATVGKPIKCIAAVAYDAKKPLSVEEITVDAPKAHEVRIKIEYTAVCHTDAYTLSGSDPEGLFPCVLGHEGAGIVESVGDDVITVKPGDHVIALYTAECGKCKFCTSGKTNLCGAVRATQGKGVMPDGTTRFHNAKGEDIYHFMGCSTFSEYTVVADVSVVAIDPKAPLDAACLLGCGVTTGFGAALKTANVQKGDTVAVFGCGTVGLSVIQGAKLRGASKIIAIDINNKKKQYCSQFGATDFVNPKEDLAKDQTIVEKLIEMTDGGLDFTFDCTGNTKIMRDALEACHKGWGQSIIIGVAAAGEEISTRPFQLVTGRVWKGSAFGGIKGRSEMGGLIKDYQKGALKVEEFITHRRPFKEINQAFEDLHNGDCLRTVLKSDEIK; translated from the coding sequence ATGTCCGCCGCTACTGTTGGTAAACCTATTAAGTGCATTGCTGCTGTTGCGTATGATGCGAAGAAACCATTAAgtgttgaagaaatcacgGTAGACGCCCCAAAAGCGCACGAAGTACGTATCAAAATTGAATATACTGCTGTATGCCACACTGATGCGTACACTTTATCAGGCTCTGATCCAGAAGGACTTTTCCCTTGCGTTCTGGGCCACGAAGGAGCCGGTATCGTAGAATCTGTAGGCGATGATGTCATAACAGTTAAGCCTGGTGATCATGTTATTGCTTTGTACACTGCTGAGTGTGGCAAATGTAAGTTCTGTACTTCCGGTAAAACCAACTTATGTGGTGCTGTTAGAGCTACTCAAGGGAAAGGTGTAATGCCTGATGGGACCACAAGATTTCATAATGCGAAAGGTGAAGATATATACCATTTCATGGGTTGCTCTACTTTTTCCGAATATACTGTGGTGGCAGATGTCTCTGTGGTTGCCATCGATCCAAAAGCTCCCTTGGATGCTGCCTGTTTACTGGGTTGTGGTGTTACTACTGGTTTTGGGGCGGCTCTTAAGACAGCTAATGTGCAAAAAGGCGATACCGTTGCAGTATTTGGCTGCGGGACTGTAGGACTCTCCGTTATCCAAGGTGCAAAGTTAAGGGGCGCTTCCAAGATCATTGCCATTGACATTaacaataagaaaaaacaatattgttcTCAATTTGGTGCCACGGATTTTGTTAATCCCAAGGAAGATTTGGCCAAAGATCAAACTATCGTTGAAAAGTTAATTGAAATGACTGATGGGGGTCTGGATTTTACTTTTGACTGTACTGGTAATACCAAAATTATGAGAGATGCTTTGGAAGCCTGTCATAAAGGTTGGGGTCAATCTATTATCATTGGTGTGGCTGCCGCTGGTGAAGAAATTTCTACAAGGCCGTTCCAGCTGGTCACTGGTAGAGTGTGGAAAGGCTCTGCTTTTGGTGGCATCAAAGGTAGATCTGAAATGGGCGGTTTAATTAAAGACTATCAAAAAGGTGCCTTAAAAGTCGAAGAATTTATCACTCACAGGAGaccattcaaagaaatcaatCAAGCCTTTGAAGATTTGCATAACGGTGATTGCTTAAGAACCGTCTTGAAGTCTgatgaaataaaatag
- the UGA3 gene encoding Uga3p (Transcriptional activator for GABA-dependent induction of GABA genes; binds to DNA elements found in the promoters of target genes and increases their expression in the presence of GABA (gamma-aminobutyrate); zinc finger transcription factor of the Zn(2)-Cys(6) binuclear cluster domain type; localized to the nucleus; examples of GABA genes include UGA1, UGA2, and UGA4) has protein sequence MNYGVEKLKLKYSKHGCITCKIRKKRCSEDKPVCRDCRRLSFPCIYISESVDKQSLKKIKADIQHQLISKKRKHAPDSAQKAAVATRTRRVGSDEQDNQVYLSKPLEDCISQKLDSMGLQLYNYYRSHLANIISIAPMNQNYYLNIFLPMAHENDGILFAILAWSANHLSISSSNELRKDEIFVNLANKYTYMSLSHLKTNEGSSACAKLGFLYSLAQILILCGSEICQGDVKFWKILLNIGKNLIENHVGKDVSRILTTTTEEPSLEERIIFPNFNSVVKYWLIVNFIYHDILNFNTTSFPIEQYEKFFQRDQNSLPSSANFIESIDSPIEEIDPLIGINKPILLLLGQVTNLTRFLQTMEQEEMLEHGDKILSLQVEIYKLQPSLMALEHLDDEKKFYYLELFEIMKISTLMFFQLTLLKIDKDSLELQILRNKLDSKLDKVIGTFLEGSLCFPLFIYGVCIQVEDMEKKIDLEAKFDDILKRYKCYNFQNARLLIRKIWQNEADGISEHDLVHMIDELDYNINFA, from the coding sequence ATGAATTATGGCGTGGAGAAgctgaaattgaaatattcgAAGCATGGGTGTATTACTTGCAAGATCAGAAAGAAGAGATGCTCTGAAGATAAACCTGTGTGCCGGGACTGTCGTCGATTAAGTTTTCCCTGTATCTATATATCAGAATCTGTTGATAAGcagtctttgaaaaaaataaaggcaGATATACAGCACCAGTTGATCagcaagaaaagaaagcatgCTCCTGACAGTGCTCAGAAAGCGGCCGTGGCCACCCGTACTCGACGGGTCGGTAGCGACGAACAGGATAACCAGGTATATTTGTCAAAACCGCTGGAAGATTGCATTTCTCAGAAGCTGGACTCTATGGGATTGCAGCTGTACAACTACTACAGGTCTCACCTTGCAAACATAATTTCCATCGCGCCCATGAACCAGAACTACTATCTGAACATTTTCTTGCCAATGGCCCACGAGAATGATGGTATATTGTTTGCTATTCTTGCTTGGTCAGCTAATCATTTGTCtatatcatcatcaaatgAGCTGCGAAAGGATGAAATATTTGTCAACTTGGCGAACAAGTATACATACATGTCGTTATCGCATCTAAAGACAAACGAGGGCTCAAGTGCCTGTGCTAAACTGGGGTTTCTATATTCACTAGCACAAATCCTAATCTTATGTGGTTCAGAGATATGTCAGGGTGATGtgaaattttggaagatattattgaatataggaaaaaatttgatcGAAAACCATGTGGGCAAGGATGTCTCACGGATACTAACCACTACTACAGAAGAACCCTCCCTAGAGGAGAGGATAATCTTCCCCAATTTCAATTCCGTTGTTAAGTACTGGCTGATTGTGAATTTTATATATcatgatattttgaatttcaataCAACGTCCTTCCCGATCGAACAATACGAGAAATTCTTCCAAAGGGATCAGAACTCTTTACCCAGCTCAGCCAACTTTATTGAGTCAATAGACTCGCCAATTGAGGAAATAGACCCTTTAATTGGCATCAACAAGCCTATTTTACTACTATTGGGACAAGTCACAAATTTGACGAGGTTTTTGCAGACTATGGAACAGGAAGAAATGCTAGAGCATGGCGATAAAATTTTGAGTTTGCAAGTCGAGATTTATAAATTACAACCTTCGCTTATGGCGCTGGAACATTtggatgatgaaaagaaattttactATTTAGAACTATTCgagataatgaaaatttctACCTTAATGTTCTTTCAATTAACTTTATTAAAGATTGACAAAGATTCGCTGGAACTACAGATACTGAGAAACAAATTGGACTCGAAGCTAGACAAGGTCATCGGAACTTTTTTGGAAGGATCGTTATGCTTCCCACTTTTCATTTACGGTGTATGCATTCAGGTAGAAGAtatggagaaaaaaatagatttGGAAGCCAAATTTGACGACATTTTAAAACGATATAAATGTTACAATTTCCAAAATGCTAGATTATTGATACGGAAAATTTGGCAAAACGAGGCTGATGGCATCAGTGAGCATGACCTGGTCCACATGATTGACGAATTAGATTACAATATTAATTTTGCCTGA
- the FAP7 gene encoding nucleoside-triphosphatase (Essential NTPase required for small ribosome subunit synthesis; mediates processing of the 20S pre-rRNA at site D in the cytoplasm but associates only transiently with 43S preribosomes via Rps14p; complex with Rps14 is conserved between humans, yeast, and arches; may be the endonuclease for site D; depletion leads to accumulation of pre-40S ribosomes in 80S-like ribosomes; human TAF9 functionally complements the lethality of the null mutation), whose amino-acid sequence MEARRYGPNIIVTGTPGCGKSSTCEFLKNKLKDYKYYNISDFAKDNDCFEGYDEGRKSHIVDEDKLLDMLEPLLRQGNSIVDWHVNDVFPERLIDLVVVLRCDNSNLYSRLHARGYHDSKIEENLDAEIMGVVKQDAVESYEPHIVVELQSDTKEDMVSNVSRIVAWEKMWLEQHPDGVTNEYQGPRSDDEDDEDSE is encoded by the coding sequence ATGGAAGCAAGACGGTATGGACCGAATATCATTGTTACAGGAACACCAGGATGTGGCAAGTCGTCTACGTGTgagtttttaaaaaataaactgAAGGATTACAAATACTATAACATTTCGGATTTCGCCAAAGATAACGACTGTTTCGAAGGATATGATGAGGGCCGTAAATCGCACATTGTCGATGAAGACAAACTGCTGGACATGCTAGAGCCTCTTTTGAGACAGGGAAATAGTATTGTCGATTGGCATGTCAATGATGTGTTCCCAGAGAGGCTGATTGACTTGGTGGTGGTGTTGAGATGCGATAACTCTAACTTGTATTCAAGATTGCATGCAAGAGGCTATCATGACTCTAAGATCGAGGAAAACCTCGATGCCGAGATTATGGGTGTCGTCAAACAGGATGCCGTGGAATCATACGAACCGCACATTGTGGTAGAGCTACAAAGCGATACGAAAGAAGATATGGTATCTAACGTATCCCGTATTGTTGCTTGGGAAAAGATGTGGTTAGAACAACATCCAGATGGAGTCACAAATGAATATCAAGGGCCTCGTAGCGATGACgaagacgatgaagacAGTGAGTAG